The nucleotide window TTGCATATCGACGATATCATCAGCCAATCTGAATTGACAGCCGGGGACGTTTCCTCTATGTTACTTCACCTTGAACTCAAGGGCGCGGTAATTCCGCTGCCCGGCGCACATTACGCCATTTCCTGAATTAAGGATCATCACCTCATGTCCAAAAACCTCGTCATCGTCGAATCGCCCGCCAAGGCCAAAACCATCGAGAAGTTTCTCGGCCCCGATTACAAGGTGCTGGCCTCCTTCGGGCACGTCCGGGCGCTTCCCAGTAAACAGGGTTCGGTGGATATAGAAAACAATTTCGAGCCCAAGTACCACGTCCTGCCCGAAAGCAAGAAGCATATCGACGCCATCAAGAAGTCCCTCAAGGAGTCCGACCGGCTGCTCCTGGCAACTGACCCCGACCGCGAGGGAGAGGCGATTTCGTGGCACCTGCTGGCAGCCTTGGGCCTGGACAAGAAGAAACCGGCCGTGGACATCCAACGGGTGGTGTTCCATGAAATCACCAAGGATGCCATCATCCACGCCATTCAGAACCCGCGCTCCATTGCCGGCGAACTGGTCGATGCGCAGCAGGCCCGTTCGGTGCTTGATTACCTGGTCGGCTTCAATCTCTCCCCGTTCCTGTGGAAGAAGATCCGCTACGGCTTGTCGGCCGGCCGGGTCCAGTCGGTGGCTCTGCGCCTGATCTGCGAACGGGAAAAGGAGATCCAGGCCTTCAAGGAGCAGGAATACTGGACCATTGCCGCACGACTGGGGGTATCGCCGGGACAGGAATTCAAGGCCGGTCTGGTGGAGGTTGGCGGCAAAAAGCTCGGCAAATTCGACATCCCGGGCCAGGAGGTCGCGGAGGGCCTGAAGACGGCGCTCCAGTCCGGCAGCTATCAGGTGGCGAAGATCACCCGGACCGACCGAAAACGCAACCCTGCCCCCCCGTTCACCACCTCGACCCTGCAGCAGGAGGCCTCGCGCAAGCTCGGCTTCTCGGCCAAGAAGACCATGTCGACCGCCCAGAAGCTGTACGAAGGTATCGATATTGGCGAAGGGGGCACCGTCGGCCTGATCACCTATATGCGTACCGACAGCGTCAACCTCTCGGCCCAGGCGCTGGCCGAGGCCCGCGATGTCATTGCGGCCGCCTATGGTCAAGAGTATGCCCTGGCCAAGCCGCGCATCTTTAAAACCAAGACCAAAAACGCCCAGGAGGCCCACGAGGCCATCCGGCCGACCTATATCGCCAAAACTCCGGCGGAGCTGAAGCGGTTTCTGACCCCGGACCTGCATAAACTGTACGAACTGATCTGGAAACGCACCGTGGCTTGCCAGATGGCCGAGGCACAGCTGGAACAGACCTCGGTCGATATCGCGGCAGACCTGGCCGGAGCGATTCCGGACGGACCGTTTGCTGGTGCACGGGCCTGCGGCTTGCGGGCCGCCGGCACGGTCATCCGTTTTCCCGGTTTCATGAAGCTCTACATTGAAGGGCTGGACGATCAGGACGAGGAAAAGGAAGGACTGCTGCCCGCCATGAACGAGGGTGCCGCGCTCAAGCTGCACGAACTGCTGCCCGAGCAGCACTTTACCCAGCCCCCCCCCCGTTACACCGAAGCCACCCTGGTGAAGACCCTGGAAGAGTTCGGTATCGGCCGCCCCTCCACCTATGCCTCGATCATGAACACTCTGTTGGAACGCAAATACGCCCGGCTTGACAAGAAGCGCTTCTTCCCCGAGGACGTGGGTATGGTGGTCAACGACCTGCTGGTGGCCCATTTCTCGCGCTACGTGGACTACAACTTCACTGCCGGATTGGAAGAGGAACTGGACCAGGTATCGCGCGGCGAGAAACAGTGGAAGCCGTTGCTGCGTGAATTCTGGGACCCCTTCATGACGCTGCTCAAGCAGAAGGAGGGAGAAGTCCAGAAGTCGGACCTGACCACCGAAGCCACCGACGAGGCCTGCCCCGAGTGCGGCAAACCGCTGGTGGTCAAACTGGGCAAGCGCGGCAAGTTCATTGCCTGTTCCGGGTTCAAGGAGGGCTGTAAGTATACCCGCAACCTGGACGGCGACAAGGGAGCCGAGTCCGAGGAACCGGTGGTCTCGGAGGAAAAGTGCGACAAATGCGGCTCCCCCATGCTGGTCAAGGATGGTCGTTACGGCAAGTACCTGGCCTGCTCCGGCTATCCGGCCTGCAAGAATATCCAGCCCCTGGTGAAGCCGCGCGGCACCGGCGTGACCTGCCCGGAATGCAAGCAGGGGGAGCTGACCGAGAAGAAATCGCGCTATGGCAAGATGTTCTACTCCTGCAACCGCTACCCGCAGTGCAAGTTCGCCCTGTGGGACCTGCCGGTGGAGCGTCCCTGCCCTAAATGCGGATTTCCGCTGCTGGTCAAAAAGGTCTACAAGCGCGAGGGTGAATTCCTGAAATGTCCTAAGGAGGGCTGCGACTTCAAGGAGGGGGGTAACCCCAAGAAGTAGCACCGTGCAGACGACGCACACATCACCACCCACCAATCCAATCAAAGATGGTCCACGTGAATCCAGAAGCTCATTCCACACTTACTATCATAGGCGCCGGCCTGGCCGGCTGTGAGGCGGCCTGGCAGGCCGCCCAACGCGGCGTATCGGTCACGCTGCACGAAATGAAGCCGGAGAAATTCTCCCCTGCCCATCACCTGCCCGGCCTGGCCGAGCTGGTCTGCTCCAACTCCCTGCGCGGCGACTCGCTCGACAACGCGGTGGGGCTGCTCAAGGAGGAGTTGCGCCGCTGCGATTCGCTGATCATGAAGGCGGCCGAAGCCACCCGCGTGCCAGCCGGCGGAGCCCTGGCCGTTGACCGGCAACTGTTCTCGGCCTACGTGACCGGGAAGATCAACAGCCATCCCCTGATTCGCCTGGAACAGGGCGAGGTCACTGCGCTGCCCGCAACCGGTATGGTCATCATCGCCTCGGGACCTTTGACCAGCGACAGCCTGGCTGAGACCATCACCGGCCTGACCGGTGACCGGCTGTATTTCTACGATGCCATCGCCCCGATCGTGGCGGCCTCTTCGCTGGACATGACCAAGGTTTTCGCCGCCTCCCGCTATGGCAAAGGGGATGGCGACGATTACCTCAACTGTCCGCTCGACGAAGAGAAGTATCGCCGGTTGGTGGATGAGCTGCTGGCGGCAGACAAGGTCCCGTCCCGCGATTTCGAAAAGATCATCCATTTCGAAGGCTGCATGCCGGTAGAGGAGATGGCGGCACGGGGGGTGGAGACACTGCGCTTCGGTCCGCTGAAGCCGGTGGGGCTGTGCGACCCGCGCACCGGCACCGAGCCGCATGCCGTGATCCAACTGCGGGCCGAGAATCGCGAACGGACCATGTTCAACCTGGTCGGATTCCAGACCAAGCTGACCTGGCCGGAACAGCGCCGCGTCTTCAGAATGATCCCGGGGCTGGAGCAGGCCGAGTTCGTCCGGCTCGGTTCGATGCACCGCAACACATTCATCAATGCCCCGGCCCTGCTGCTGCCGACCCAGCAGCTCACGACGGATCCGCGCATCTTCTTTGCCGGACAGATCACCGGTGTGGAAGGATATGTCGAGTCCGCCGCCAGCGGTTTCCTGGCCGGACTTACGGCCGCGCGCCTGCTGCAGGACCAGCCGTCGCTGGTACCGCCCCCCGAAACGGCGCTGGGCGCCCTGATGGCGCACATCACCAATGCCGACGTGCGGCACTTCCAGCCGATGAACGTCAACTACGGGCTCTTTCTCGAACTGCCGGGGCGCATCAAAAAGAAGGAGCGGCGCCAGAAGCTGGCGGAACGGGCCCTGGTGGCGCTGGAGGAATGGCGGGCAAAGGTGGCTGCATAATGCCGAGAGAAGCAACACCTGCCCTTGTGATTGGCGCTCCAATTGTATAGTATTAAGCTTGAATCTGTAACCCCACCTGTCCTCCCCTTAATCTAAGGGGAGGAACGCTTCGGAGCGGCTGTAATGGTAGTTTCGCCTGCAATTCTGACCATGCGTTCCCCCTCTTAGGATAAGAGGCCCCATCGAGCCTAAAGGGGACAGGGGGGAGTTACGAAGAGTTGTTGTATTGTAAGAAAGGTTTTCCAAGTGGAAGAGCAAACACCCGACCCGATCAAACGGGTTGAAGACAAGTTGAAAAAATGCGTCAAATGTGGCGCCTGCCGGGCCAACTGCCCCGCCTTCACCGCCTTCGGACGCGAGCCGGCCGTGGCGCGGGGCAAGGTCGCCCTTGCCCAGCATCTGCTGAAAGACAACCTGGAACTGGACGACCAGACCTACCAGGCCATGTCCAAATGCCTGCTGTGCGGCAGCTGTGTCGAGAAATGCCCCAACGAAGTACCCACCGACGAGATCGTCA belongs to Geobacter sp. SVR and includes:
- the topA gene encoding type I DNA topoisomerase, giving the protein MSKNLVIVESPAKAKTIEKFLGPDYKVLASFGHVRALPSKQGSVDIENNFEPKYHVLPESKKHIDAIKKSLKESDRLLLATDPDREGEAISWHLLAALGLDKKKPAVDIQRVVFHEITKDAIIHAIQNPRSIAGELVDAQQARSVLDYLVGFNLSPFLWKKIRYGLSAGRVQSVALRLICEREKEIQAFKEQEYWTIAARLGVSPGQEFKAGLVEVGGKKLGKFDIPGQEVAEGLKTALQSGSYQVAKITRTDRKRNPAPPFTTSTLQQEASRKLGFSAKKTMSTAQKLYEGIDIGEGGTVGLITYMRTDSVNLSAQALAEARDVIAAAYGQEYALAKPRIFKTKTKNAQEAHEAIRPTYIAKTPAELKRFLTPDLHKLYELIWKRTVACQMAEAQLEQTSVDIAADLAGAIPDGPFAGARACGLRAAGTVIRFPGFMKLYIEGLDDQDEEKEGLLPAMNEGAALKLHELLPEQHFTQPPPRYTEATLVKTLEEFGIGRPSTYASIMNTLLERKYARLDKKRFFPEDVGMVVNDLLVAHFSRYVDYNFTAGLEEELDQVSRGEKQWKPLLREFWDPFMTLLKQKEGEVQKSDLTTEATDEACPECGKPLVVKLGKRGKFIACSGFKEGCKYTRNLDGDKGAESEEPVVSEEKCDKCGSPMLVKDGRYGKYLACSGYPACKNIQPLVKPRGTGVTCPECKQGELTEKKSRYGKMFYSCNRYPQCKFALWDLPVERPCPKCGFPLLVKKVYKREGEFLKCPKEGCDFKEGGNPKK
- the trmFO gene encoding methylenetetrahydrofolate--tRNA-(uracil(54)-C(5))-methyltransferase (FADH(2)-oxidizing) TrmFO, producing the protein MNPEAHSTLTIIGAGLAGCEAAWQAAQRGVSVTLHEMKPEKFSPAHHLPGLAELVCSNSLRGDSLDNAVGLLKEELRRCDSLIMKAAEATRVPAGGALAVDRQLFSAYVTGKINSHPLIRLEQGEVTALPATGMVIIASGPLTSDSLAETITGLTGDRLYFYDAIAPIVAASSLDMTKVFAASRYGKGDGDDYLNCPLDEEKYRRLVDELLAADKVPSRDFEKIIHFEGCMPVEEMAARGVETLRFGPLKPVGLCDPRTGTEPHAVIQLRAENRERTMFNLVGFQTKLTWPEQRRVFRMIPGLEQAEFVRLGSMHRNTFINAPALLLPTQQLTTDPRIFFAGQITGVEGYVESAASGFLAGLTAARLLQDQPSLVPPPETALGALMAHITNADVRHFQPMNVNYGLFLELPGRIKKKERRQKLAERALVALEEWRAKVAA